The sequence below is a genomic window from Lycium ferocissimum isolate CSIRO_LF1 unplaced genomic scaffold, AGI_CSIRO_Lferr_CH_V1 ctg14472, whole genome shotgun sequence.
aaatACTACCTCTTACGGATGGCGTGGAAAGTATCTCTCAAAACTTTGGTCCAACATAATATACTACTCTTTCTTTACCTGTTCTcatcattatttccattaaCATATAATCTCTATCCCACACTTTCCTACAGAACATGGTAAGTCTCTTTCGTACCTTCAATAGCTCACTTTTTAGTTCACACTTTACCCGTGTATTCCAGTCACATAATTTGTGTCCTGTATTTGGCCACTTCGCCACTAAGCTTTACTTATCTTCGTGGCCATCCTTATTAAGCTTTCTAACTATTCcacatattctaatttcctttgGGTTATCCTGATTTCCCATTCATCTTATACATCTACACTTATGGAACCCTTAATGCACTTCCcaagggtcacccatcctgcaATTGCTCTggtcctagcacgcttaaccttgaaactcggatgaaatacgatgctctaatacCAGTATAATCGTGTCCGCTTCGccgcatgacctttattacataatctgaaGCAAATCGAAGTCTTACAGATTTTGAGacttttcgtaacacgtccgtCTTTCCAtaattactgttttaccctCTCTTATTCCGCAATGTTCACCTTTCGTCCTAGCCTCCCAGATTTTCCCAAGTCATAACAAGTATACCTTCGTCGTCATTACTTATAAGTATTTCGGGTATAATCCTATTTAAGTCTCCACTCACCATCCCTACATAATAATTTTCCGCAAGATCGATTGTCGGCTGTCTCTAAATCCGCCAACAGACTTTGCTGCTACTAAGCATCGAATGTCATTCGTCTCGATCTTTCAGACTGCTAACCgtctttcctataatcatttttcacGCCATACCCCAATCCATAACCTCGCATCTCATTTATTATCTActtacaatattttctttccccATTTTTGGCGTATCtaactaaatattctaattaacaatttcatataatctctttttccattttttttttccaattcaaaCTCTGTACATAGCAAATACCGACGATACCTCACAGAACGTACGGTTATATAACGCATTCCCGCCATTCAAAGCTTCCAATTTCCGGTagcggaacaaatatatcaaaattcatttttgtaACTTTCATGTCATCCCTTACTTTCTTCCATCGTATGTAAGgcccacatataggaatttcatcctcctatgacttggctctatcgcacgatctaagacgtaaagaaggtcaacaatccctagatgccccgtagcctcccgtttataaatgtggcgtgcttcacaccataaacgggactctaccggacacgactttgcgacaacccctaggacagacctgctctgataccactttgtcacaccctgattttactagggtgtgatgggcacccgaccccatgctcggagccgagcgaacccgcggactcttattacagacATAACTCCTAAGACtcttaatcaaacacaaatgacAATTTCGGAAATGGTTTTcagaacatattttttttttgaaactttcaaatcaacagaatctaaaatatatggaatttattacataatacagaacgacatatcggctgatggagccggatACAAAACTGATGTGctgaacccacgactctgtctgcaaagtctctaacaaataatcagaacacataacatgcataatctACACGGCGCACTccgggagcaaatggagcttgccaacgccgcggaacatctcctacaaagtccgtactcatccgggtgtaccgcgcggcatgaaacgcaacccccgaagaacggggggtcgacggaatatgtaccaagtatgtaaagcatagagaccaACAAACAGAATTATAACTAAACAGAGGATACGGAACATAAATGTAATAAccggagtatcagaaatgcttactcataaaacataagcaaatgcatagcagaaaacatgccatagccggtccccatcatgggactcggcaaacagaaagtggtcgccccgacactggcgccacaacatatcgtatcagatcagaatgtgcacatatcatagcatatcagatggccatatcatatcatatcatatcatatcataatgtgtacatggcacagcatactccacaacccatgtacatgtatacctgccccctcacatcgaggcacggcgaacaatgcagtggaaaacgcttgataacatatcctggcccgggctcagtgaaggaagcattgaggcgtccacgagtggagtagtgagaaactaaatgcaatataaaacgtacaacatatacagagatcggacggaataatcaaacgacatatcatgaaaaagggtccggacGAGGCATGGCACATACCATTAAAAGGCCGCGGAGGATTCTTACCAAAATAGAACTTCAGGGGTCATTTGTAcatatcaaaaatataaaacatatacagaaactcgatagcataCTCGGATGTCAGATCTTATAACGAACATTTGACAATAATCaaagcataagtctttcggacgTCGAATGTTTCGTGTCGGAATAATCTTTCTGAAGTAGTTTCAAATCCCAGAGTAGGTCATATAATtcacataaataattataacgTTATTCTTTGGAAGttagaaaggtagttaaaagtttcccttagttttcattttaaagaagatcaaacggaatatcaacacaaagttcggaaatagtgggtccgcctcgggtcaagtaaggtggcgtacccaaacgGCGCATATGAAACCTTATGATGTCATTTATGAGaggtataagataatcggatttcatatgtacaagttctagatacTTGGATGACTTGTTGAAGCAATCgcaacataattaattcaattctactgaatgaaaaaggggtaaatttggacgtagattccaaagagtagagtcgtccccgaggtccgaattcaaacctattacatctaggacatgccaagagaaggaagggtggagccttatatacctttcttgccctttacgcttgccaaagttcaaatcccgtttcgtccaaaacctacaaatggtcacatttaccaatttgctattcataaggcttaaaatttcaatcttaaccaatacttgtctacaaaaatttgggcaagcatctcccctatatatataacatccccgagattcaaactcggccaaaacaacaacaatcataccaacaaccatataaacaacatcaacaatcgactagaaacgcattctagcgcaaatagtcttattttccaaataatgcaacaactccaaatccaactttacacttataagtcaatatccatattttcatgttcacatactaattcaagatcattcaaacataaaccaagagtaTTTCAAGCCTTATATCCAAtgttcaacattttcatattccatccaaaattctcatatatgcaagaaaaccatctcaacacattttctacttactacttcatcactaacaaccataatccacactttaacaacttcattatcttaataccataaaatcacattaatatgacataattctctacattccattttcatgccaacttaacccatatatccttcatttacattgtaaagatcacaacaacacaactatcatattaaacaaaataaatccatcattatttcaccacaacatcacccacggccaacatgctaatctccaacttcatccaattttatttcaactttcatttccaatgcaaattccacaatacccacaactagaatacaacataaaatttattcatcttgcttatacaatatatacacacacacggccacatgcatattcATGCAATCACCATGCAAACTCctatattctcatgagtttcatccttTTCTACgcactacaacatcaacaaagcctttataacatataaaaagggattgaatcatacctttttctcttaacttcttcacttggctcaagtatcaaattgatgaaatgaACGACccatcttccgaaacaattacaccacgttgtagaggacccttgaattagtgggaatacatgaagaaaataatttttgggacaagatttcaagaggTGGATTTgcaccaccatggccgaatggcctttagtcttgctccttctcctttttttttttttttttgttctttcttttgtcttgaattaaaagaggaacatatatatatatatatatatatatagttattgtaggcatgtgaggggcacatgcctaattctagaattttcttgaaatttttgcaaagatgacttatttgtcatcttttttctttcctttcttttttttcacatggccaatttggcccttttgaactttcaagaaacttgtgtgaaattcccgttttgcccctcgacttttctcaatattaccattctgcccctagccttccacattatttccattggccatttttgcaaaatttctctttttacccatggcctttcccaatatgtccatactaccaatgttcataaataatattcctaacatctcgtacatcaaaataatttttgaaaatggtctcgcccttaactttccacgtcgactttgaaatttccaaacgtacaaaatacgagcTATAACagatgcaacacggtaaggttgttgcttatgcatctaggcagttgaagaagcacgagaagaattatccactttccatgatcttgagttagctagGGTGATCCAAGCTTTGAAATTGTGGAGATATTAgttatacggtgtccatgttgatatctatactgatcacaagagcctccagtatatctttaagcagaaggacttgaatttacgtcagaggcgatggctagagttgttaaaagattatgatgttgatattttgtaccatcctggaaaagctaatgtagtcgccgatgctcttagtcgtaaatccataGGTAGTCTAACAGAGGTGCAGCTGGTGAAAAGAGAGATAGCATGTGAAGTTCGCCGATTAGCTAGCCTTGCAGTTCGGCTTATAGACTTAGGTGATACAGGAGTTACAATTCAGGATACAACGATGTCATCCTTGGTAGCTGAGATAAAGGAACATCAGGATGAAGATCCTGTTCTAGTCCATTATCGGGATACAActcctcaaaaagaaaagacacccttcgTGTTCACAGGAGATGtgctcaggtatcgaggtagattatgcgttcctaatgttgcaggcCTTCATCAGCAAGTTATGggggaagcccattattctcaCTATTCTATCCATCCGGGCACAACAAAGATGAATCATGATCTcaaagaagtttattggtgggatggtatgaaaagagatatagcgaagtttgttgctcagtgtccgaattgtcagcaagttaagataGAGTAGCAGAAGCCCGGAGGTTTATTACAGGCTATAGAGATTTCAACCtagaaatgggaggtaattaatatagATTTCATTATAGGTTTTCCCCGTACCCAGCGAAAGTATtattcaatatgggtcatagttgataggcttacaaagtctgctcatttcctaccagtcagaactacctattcggctgaagattatgcaaagctctatcttagagagattgtacaacttcatggtgttcctgcaaccattatttcagatagagagGCGCAGTTCaaagctaatttctggagatctttTCAGGATGCTCAGGTGAGTCTTTGTACCGCTTTTCATTCGCAGACCAATGGAAAagctgagcgtactatacagacccttgaggatatgctgagagcttgtgtacttgattttcaaggtcgctgggatgatcatttgccgcttattgagtttgcatataataacagttaccattccagtattcagatggctccttatgaggctttgtatggacGGAGATGTAGATCccctataggatggtttgatgttagaGAAAATCAGTTAGTTGGTCCAGATTTGATacagcaagcagttgacaaagtgaaagtaattcaagaaagactactagcagctcagagtcgacagaaatcatattcAGCTAATGGACGAtgcaagttggaatttgaagtaggcgattgggttttgaaaatttcttctatgaaaggagtgatgcgatttggcaagaaaggtaagttgagccctcggtACATCGGACCATATAGAGTAATTTTTACAGTgggtaaggtggcatatgagTTAGACCTACCTCCTGTGTTGGAGTCTGTACATCTGGTATTTCATGCATCTACGCTCCGCAAGTGTATAGGAGATCCCTTGAGAATCGTAccggtagatgatatccaggtggcCGAGTAGTTATCCTATGAGGAGACCCTAGTGGCTATATTAGATAGACAGGTTCGTCGATTGcgaactaaggatgtggcttctgttaaagtactctggagaaataataatatcgaagaaatgacttgggaagctgaagaggagctGAAGGATAAGTACCCACACTTATTTCTGTTGTTCCTGGAGGCTCAGTCGGAAGTATCATTTTCCCCAAGTATTGGTTTTATTTATAGTTATTGTGATTGGTCGCgtgaggccatggtattgtATATCTTAGtatgtagccctgtgtggcattattttgggttgctgtgcaTAGGCTGgattggtatatttacaggggaaactctggcaaaatttctatagaatctcTAAGAATCtaccatttgaggacgaatgtgttaaggggggagaatgttacaccccgtggtTTTGTACCTTGAGATTCACCGTGCATTTGTGGTTCTAATCTTGGACATGGAGGTTATCAAGGTTAAGTAAGATTAGACAAGTTTATCTCATAGTTATTAATGTTTAAGCTCATGTTTAGCAGGTATTGGGCGGATTAAAAGTTGAGCAATTGAAGAGAAAATGTTTCAAGGAAAGTGAAATTCTACGGCctgttatatggaccgtataatgttttacgggccgtataactGGCTGACCTCCACCGTAAATTGGTTCCAGAGAGGATGAACCACTGGTCagattttacggaccgtataattagCCGGCCCCCAGCATAAAGTGATTCCACAATAGGGGGATCACTGGTCAGGTTTTatggtccaattatacggactaTTTAAATTTTTACGATCCATATAGTTGACCGCAAAATCGAGTCGGCCCAGTTTTAATATCAATAAATACCCGACCctccttcattttatttcatttccatcatttccCAACTCCATGAGAGCTCTTGAAACTTCTTTTAGTCATATCTATACAaaacccaagtgaaatcaaggatcaagaGGCTAgcaatcaaggaaattaagtgtTTGGAGTCTTACTAGGGCTGGTAAAACCCAagatttcctttggtgttgaagttagggtttcacTAAAGTGGATAATTTGATTCAAAGCTTTCTCTTGTGTgactaaggtaagttttatacatatttccatgttattaagaataccTAATTGTGGAACAACTTGATTAATGAAGTAAAAGAGGAAGTTCAAGTGAGAGTTTGATAATATTTGAGTAATAAATTGACTTCAGTTGTTATTGTTGGGTATTTTGAGTATAACCTTCCAATGAATGCTAGTAATTATGATGAGGAAGGGTAGTACACGATTGGATATAGGATTgtgttgaaattgttgttatgtattgattatgaaaaggcgTTTTGGGCATCAAATGAAGTCTCTTGATTATGGAATGGATGataatgttattgttgattgggggctgttttatgatatagtggatgttgataaaataggggaaatgct
It includes:
- the LOC132042276 gene encoding uncharacterized protein LOC132042276; protein product: MSSLVAEIKEHQDEDPVLVHYRDTTPQKEKTPFVFTGDVLRYRGRLCVPNVAGLHQQVMGEAHYSHYSIHPGTTKMNHDLKEVYWWDDREAQFKANFWRSFQDAQVLGGLKVEQLKRKCFKESEVRAPEIRGTPQRMPIPEWKWEKIEMDFVVSLPKTLVTTRALTWPHLRLYMGGDVGLILGGFDVFEVRPWGTDLLRESLDKVKVIQEKLLAVQSRQNEYAESKGPSS